One genomic segment of Pseudoalteromonas sp. GCY includes these proteins:
- a CDS encoding non-ribosomal peptide synthetase, whose product MQDDFLADIDSDILSLLLEQDASEGIPHLSGHTAPLSYLQQQLWTLQALDESNTSYLMPVVFEVHGQVDAVKLELALQAVIANHSVFRTQFIANGNEPTQVELDSAVFSLEQVRSDKCRASYLASEELKTWLMTANDLTQVPQLKAQLISCADQLQILALSYHHLVSDGWSNNLILADLKSAYQGLTLSKPALRYLDFAHWQRSELSDTHPAIGFWQHYLSAPRQPVQLHQQRITSNKLSSEGARQQFTLNTPLGVELNDFCKRNQVTPFASLLAVWQLLLSRHQGNDQFVVGVPNAGRSQEQVQDIVGCFITTQAYRCEAHAARSFIDVVKRIQGHALTCTQYSDVPFEYVLSVLPEHRAEQYQGSFFQVGFDCQPQLQGQLNFADFSLEPVVGGNTQSKFAIALSVQTSEANIACEIEYDLAQFDLQYIQTLQREFCLLLTHALGHENETIGNWIDVAYENQRPYLPESNASKGKTLAQVEKLTHTLIRQQALATPTNTAMIFQDHHFDYQWLEAHANYIASQLQTCGVQAGEVVGIALPRSPYLIASLLACFKSGVTYLPLDAKLPEDKLTHMIEDSGCVLVLGEQLHLSSLPLIAEDALVCSDTSGWFTQDLAINVHPEHIAYLNYTSGSTGQAKGVAVAHGALSRYIFTAGDFINLTQQDVVLQFATANFDAFVEQVFPTLVVGAALVIRDDSLWDAQQLFEQASKHRISVMDLSAAYWRQVAEDWCYLMPKHNWRLPALRQVHSGGEAMSKQAISAWRQAGLADVKLVNTYGPTEIVVEAAIFDCTEIDVAHIDSVPIGTAIAERKLYVLDTELNLVPQGQAGELYIGGDILAQGYFDRAGQTAASFVADPFSDSGKRLYRTGDLVRWNEHAQLEFIGRVDNQVKIRGFRVEIEEVELKLRAMAGVSDVAVVAQQHAGTTRLLAYLCSHRTAQDIQADTRAALPEYMVPAVFILMDSLPLNANGKVDRSALPAPKHQEQTQITACVGEVEQLIAAIWCKLFNLEQIGRDDNFFALGGDSIICLQMVSLCRQAGWEVSPGDVFEAQTVASIAALAVKLAEPNPSDMEEVKGHAPLLPIQQAFFEQREHAPNHYNQAVMLRLEQALDWHVLQQVIGRLIQHHDALRLTFSKDSQGYWQQSFGDYHESMLAQVFTMHQVECEQLTPLAEEIQASLNIQDGPLMRAAVMTVADGSYRVLLVVHHLVIDGVSWRIVLDDLATGYEQLLNSADWQPPAKSSSVKKWAEALQHYAEAFADEANFWHMQTASPLPFPYKNADASAVEANVATAEHQCSVELTTQLLTQASRPYRTQVNDLLLSALSEAVYRWLGKDEYVLHLEGHGREPWQSEIDLSRTVGWFTAMFPLKLSRHGNWLDTITGIKEALRRIPNKGIGYGALKYANSTTPTHSPEIADIEFNYLGQLDNNFTSDGIWQPAVESTGASHNGLAKVTSELAIQAQVLGGQLQIRASFVEARLSTGAVNDFMRLFQQCLEELVSHCETATAKLSRSDVPLAQLSDDTLRQLDAEKISKVYPLSAMQEGMLFHALYSDNSAYINQMQFAVTGLDIDAFSAAWQRVTDRHDALRTGLLTQVTPPHQYVVTSHQADITVLDWSMKSRDVQAELGQLAKQQVASGFNLEKDIGFNRVVIVRLNATQYRVIWTNHHLFTDGWSASRMMGELLSAYQGQALTAVTGQYDSYIAFLQAQDQVQNSRYWQQQLQLLSEPCSLFNQAEKSHVAENQAGQTSRIIDSTRTETLLSFCRRQQITVNTLIQAAWSLVLKTALGRNAVCFGSVTSGRPPQLPQSDSMLGLFINTLPTIVTLEPELPVGQWLQQLQRQGMAAREHEYTPLSDVQKWAREGGLDCPNGLFDTLVVFENYPIAEALQQADKGSTQFELVASREETDYPLTVSISQQETIDIAFHYQLAALNNVEAKHLLERFVLIISQLAQGVMQPLGNITALSAEQEKALLELGDPRSRQETQKVDIIECLYQQAEIHQHSARIHFEDQSLSYQALLAHSEKIADGLQRQGIHREDRVALLMRTGLDTLASILAIWQLGAIYVPLDSDSPESRLHDILAVSKPRLVLHQGKGLEHCAVEQISLSNIINLASHAKREVSIQHPQQLAYLVFTSGSTGKPKGVAVTRAALLSHCLAIADAYQYKAADHALAFASLGFDAGLEQVFVPLLMGAQLTMVNGKTLLPEQCSELITAKQINIVDLPRAYLQHLPHLDAVRLCIVGGEAWPVQELLQWRQRAPHTQFINAYGPTETVITPTIWQDDNTSLLDSVYVPIGSVVGERHAYVLSEELNLTPQGGIGELYIAGTLAQGYFARADLTAERFIANPFSDKGERLYRTGDLVRWGKQGELVYHGRADQQVKVRGYRIELAEIEKQITAIPSVNSALVRLQETQQGAQLVAYVIGEDLDLNALQTQAQQRLPDYMQPAHWFALAQFPLTINGKVDVKALPQPSRQASQTESHAMNTHEKQLAVIWQALLGVEASFHSQFFHAGGDSILAMRLTSQINQTFGLNLGVREIFEHSEFTALAQYIAEQHQANREAEAVALQALPFEQQVPVSAEQRSLWITDKLSEEKDKAAYNITTSVNLFGELDVVSLQQAFTLLLAWHRTFSYRFIELEGDVVALYSEENELNWQFVKLTDSLEQNTQEATELRQHFERTPFDLAQDVLLRVLLVEIADKHYQLTINMHHIVSDGWSMGNLVQQVGEFYLAQVEKREAVLPALQVQYSDYAKWQQLRLVSDEAREVAQYWRTQLADAPMQTLIPLHSPRPENSDTKGEVIDFTIVAEVRQAIEQLAQHQQCSVFSVLLASYAAWLYEITGQQDLVLGTDLSGREHADLEPLIGYFIRVLPLRIRLTGAMGFAELCAHVQHTLLDVQSNQLFTLDGVINEVGVQRTAGLSPLFQQLFVMQNTPKPDWPIEGLNMEGLSSTDTSSKFDSAIFIDAQKSAYQGRCYYKSGLYRRDKMQVALDRWLALLGQLVQQPALSLATFRPQISKQASQNKFKSTKFAKLKK is encoded by the coding sequence ATGCAAGATGATTTTTTAGCGGATATTGATAGCGATATATTGAGTTTACTGTTAGAGCAAGATGCCAGCGAAGGGATCCCTCATCTATCCGGTCATACCGCACCCTTATCATATTTACAGCAACAGCTTTGGACGCTGCAAGCATTAGATGAGTCGAATACAAGTTATCTTATGCCTGTCGTTTTTGAAGTTCATGGTCAAGTCGATGCCGTCAAGTTAGAGTTGGCTTTACAAGCTGTGATTGCCAATCACAGTGTATTTAGAACGCAATTTATCGCAAATGGTAATGAGCCAACACAAGTTGAGCTAGACAGTGCTGTTTTTTCGTTAGAACAAGTTCGTAGTGATAAATGCAGAGCGAGTTATCTGGCGAGCGAAGAATTAAAAACTTGGTTAATGACAGCTAACGATTTAACACAAGTGCCGCAACTCAAAGCTCAACTCATCAGTTGCGCCGATCAGTTGCAAATTCTAGCATTAAGTTATCATCACCTCGTTTCTGATGGTTGGTCTAACAACCTGATTTTGGCCGATCTAAAAAGCGCCTATCAGGGACTTACCTTGTCTAAGCCTGCATTACGTTACCTTGATTTTGCACATTGGCAACGCAGCGAACTGTCTGACACGCATCCTGCCATTGGGTTTTGGCAGCATTATTTAAGTGCCCCGCGACAACCAGTGCAATTACACCAGCAGCGTATCACGTCTAATAAGCTAAGCTCAGAAGGCGCGCGTCAGCAATTTACGCTCAATACGCCGTTAGGTGTGGAGCTTAATGATTTTTGTAAACGAAATCAGGTCACGCCGTTTGCATCCTTGCTGGCGGTATGGCAGTTATTGTTATCTCGCCACCAAGGGAATGATCAATTTGTTGTTGGAGTCCCCAACGCGGGTCGCTCGCAAGAGCAAGTGCAAGACATCGTTGGCTGCTTTATTACCACGCAAGCCTATCGCTGTGAGGCCCATGCTGCTCGATCTTTTATTGATGTTGTGAAACGAATACAAGGACATGCACTTACTTGCACGCAATACAGTGATGTACCGTTTGAATATGTGTTGTCGGTGTTACCAGAGCATCGCGCTGAGCAGTATCAAGGTAGTTTTTTTCAAGTGGGGTTTGATTGCCAACCGCAGTTACAAGGACAACTCAATTTCGCTGATTTCTCGCTTGAACCTGTCGTGGGGGGCAATACACAGAGTAAGTTTGCCATTGCGCTATCGGTGCAAACTAGCGAGGCCAATATAGCGTGTGAAATTGAGTACGATCTCGCGCAGTTTGATCTCCAATATATACAGACATTACAACGAGAGTTTTGTTTGCTGCTTACCCATGCGCTCGGACATGAAAATGAGACCATTGGCAATTGGATTGATGTGGCCTACGAAAATCAGCGCCCATATTTACCTGAAAGTAACGCGAGTAAGGGTAAAACCTTGGCTCAAGTTGAGAAGTTAACGCACACCTTAATTCGCCAACAGGCACTTGCCACGCCAACAAATACCGCAATGATTTTTCAAGATCATCACTTTGATTATCAGTGGTTAGAAGCACATGCTAACTATATTGCCTCACAACTACAAACTTGTGGAGTGCAGGCTGGGGAGGTTGTGGGTATTGCACTGCCAAGGTCCCCTTATTTAATAGCAAGCTTGCTGGCGTGCTTTAAGTCTGGAGTGACCTATTTACCACTGGACGCTAAGCTGCCCGAAGATAAGCTAACTCACATGATAGAAGATAGCGGCTGTGTTTTGGTATTGGGCGAGCAATTGCACTTATCATCACTTCCTTTGATAGCGGAAGATGCATTAGTTTGCTCGGATACATCGGGTTGGTTTACACAAGACTTAGCAATTAACGTCCATCCCGAGCATATCGCTTATCTTAACTACACCTCTGGCTCGACGGGTCAAGCGAAAGGGGTGGCGGTAGCACATGGAGCGCTTAGCCGTTATATATTTACGGCAGGTGATTTTATTAATCTTACTCAACAAGATGTGGTTTTACAGTTTGCGACGGCGAACTTTGATGCCTTTGTTGAGCAGGTCTTCCCAACCTTGGTGGTTGGCGCTGCACTGGTTATTCGAGACGATAGCTTGTGGGATGCACAACAATTATTTGAGCAGGCCAGTAAACATCGCATCAGTGTTATGGACTTAAGTGCCGCTTATTGGCGCCAAGTAGCTGAAGATTGGTGTTATTTAATGCCCAAGCACAATTGGCGCTTACCGGCTTTACGACAGGTGCATTCCGGTGGCGAAGCCATGTCAAAACAAGCAATCAGCGCTTGGCGACAAGCAGGCTTGGCAGACGTAAAATTGGTCAATACCTATGGACCCACCGAAATTGTGGTGGAGGCCGCAATCTTTGATTGTACTGAGATCGATGTTGCGCATATCGACTCTGTTCCTATTGGTACTGCCATTGCAGAGCGTAAACTCTATGTACTAGATACAGAGCTAAACTTAGTACCACAAGGGCAAGCGGGTGAACTCTATATCGGAGGCGATATTCTGGCTCAGGGTTACTTTGACCGAGCCGGTCAAACTGCAGCAAGCTTTGTGGCCGACCCATTTAGTGATTCAGGCAAACGTTTATATCGCACTGGAGATTTGGTGAGATGGAACGAACACGCGCAACTTGAGTTTATTGGCCGAGTCGATAACCAAGTCAAAATCCGTGGTTTCCGAGTCGAGATTGAAGAAGTAGAGCTTAAATTACGTGCGATGGCAGGCGTGAGTGATGTGGCTGTTGTCGCTCAGCAGCATGCAGGAACAACTAGGTTACTCGCTTATCTCTGTTCACATAGAACGGCACAAGACATTCAAGCCGATACCAGAGCGGCGCTACCCGAATACATGGTTCCTGCAGTATTTATACTAATGGATAGTCTGCCACTGAACGCCAATGGCAAAGTGGATCGTTCAGCTTTACCTGCACCCAAGCACCAAGAGCAAACGCAAATCACGGCCTGTGTTGGTGAGGTTGAGCAATTGATCGCTGCAATCTGGTGCAAATTATTTAATCTGGAGCAAATTGGCCGAGATGATAACTTTTTTGCGCTCGGTGGCGACTCGATAATTTGTTTACAAATGGTGTCTTTGTGTCGTCAAGCCGGTTGGGAAGTCTCACCTGGAGATGTATTTGAAGCGCAAACCGTAGCGAGTATAGCGGCGCTTGCCGTCAAGTTGGCTGAGCCAAATCCGAGCGACATGGAAGAAGTTAAAGGGCATGCACCACTTTTGCCTATTCAGCAGGCCTTTTTTGAGCAGCGAGAGCATGCACCAAATCATTACAACCAAGCGGTCATGTTGCGCTTGGAGCAAGCGTTGGATTGGCATGTACTCCAGCAAGTGATAGGCCGACTCATTCAGCATCATGATGCCCTAAGGCTAACATTTAGCAAGGACAGTCAAGGTTATTGGCAACAATCTTTTGGCGATTATCACGAGTCGATGCTGGCGCAGGTTTTCACAATGCATCAAGTGGAGTGTGAACAGCTCACTCCGCTGGCAGAGGAAATACAAGCAAGCTTGAATATTCAAGATGGGCCTTTGATGCGTGCGGCAGTGATGACAGTAGCCGACGGCAGCTATCGTGTCTTGCTGGTGGTTCATCACTTGGTGATTGATGGCGTGTCTTGGCGCATTGTGTTGGATGATTTAGCAACTGGCTATGAGCAGTTGCTAAATTCTGCTGATTGGCAGCCACCAGCCAAGTCGAGCAGTGTGAAAAAGTGGGCCGAAGCGCTACAGCACTATGCTGAAGCGTTTGCTGATGAAGCTAATTTTTGGCATATGCAAACCGCGTCTCCTTTACCTTTCCCATATAAGAATGCAGACGCAAGTGCAGTTGAAGCCAACGTAGCAACCGCAGAACATCAATGTTCTGTAGAGCTCACAACACAGTTACTGACCCAAGCAAGTCGGCCATATCGCACTCAAGTTAATGACTTATTATTGAGTGCGCTGAGTGAGGCGGTGTATCGCTGGCTAGGAAAAGATGAATATGTGCTCCATTTGGAAGGACATGGTCGAGAGCCTTGGCAATCAGAGATTGATTTGAGTCGAACTGTGGGTTGGTTTACCGCTATGTTCCCGCTAAAACTATCGCGCCACGGCAACTGGCTCGACACGATTACTGGCATAAAAGAGGCTTTGCGTAGGATCCCAAATAAAGGAATTGGCTATGGCGCACTTAAGTATGCCAATTCCACCACACCTACACATTCGCCAGAAATTGCGGATATAGAATTTAACTATTTAGGTCAGTTAGACAATAACTTTACCAGTGATGGTATATGGCAACCTGCTGTTGAATCTACAGGGGCAAGCCATAATGGCTTGGCAAAGGTGACGAGTGAGCTGGCGATACAAGCACAGGTCTTAGGAGGGCAGCTCCAGATCCGCGCAAGTTTTGTTGAGGCTCGACTGAGCACAGGCGCAGTGAATGATTTTATGAGATTGTTCCAGCAATGCTTGGAGGAGTTGGTAAGCCACTGCGAAACAGCAACCGCAAAACTAAGTCGGTCTGATGTGCCACTAGCGCAACTCTCGGACGACACATTACGTCAGTTAGATGCTGAGAAAATCAGCAAAGTTTATCCTCTTTCAGCGATGCAAGAAGGCATGCTTTTCCACGCTTTGTACAGTGACAATAGTGCTTACATAAATCAAATGCAGTTCGCTGTAACCGGTTTAGATATAGACGCATTTAGCGCTGCTTGGCAACGAGTGACAGATCGCCATGATGCGTTAAGAACGGGCTTACTCACCCAGGTCACGCCGCCACATCAATATGTTGTTACATCGCATCAGGCAGATATCACGGTACTTGATTGGTCTATGAAAAGCCGAGATGTACAGGCTGAACTCGGTCAGTTGGCAAAGCAGCAAGTGGCATCAGGCTTTAATTTAGAGAAAGACATTGGCTTTAACCGTGTGGTTATCGTTCGACTCAATGCCACGCAATACAGAGTTATTTGGACCAATCACCATTTATTCACTGACGGCTGGAGTGCTTCTCGAATGATGGGCGAACTACTTAGTGCCTATCAAGGACAAGCGCTGACGGCTGTAACTGGTCAGTACGACAGTTATATTGCGTTTTTACAAGCACAAGACCAAGTGCAGAATAGCCGTTATTGGCAACAGCAGTTACAACTATTGAGTGAGCCTTGCTCGCTGTTCAATCAAGCGGAAAAATCGCATGTAGCAGAAAACCAAGCCGGTCAAACAAGCAGGATTATTGACTCCACACGGACCGAAACCCTCCTGTCTTTTTGTCGTCGCCAGCAGATCACGGTAAACACGTTGATCCAAGCCGCATGGTCATTGGTATTGAAAACCGCTCTCGGACGCAATGCCGTCTGTTTTGGCTCGGTGACCTCAGGGCGACCACCGCAGCTTCCCCAAAGTGATAGCATGCTCGGTTTGTTTATCAATACGTTGCCGACCATAGTAACGCTGGAGCCAGAATTGCCCGTTGGACAATGGTTGCAGCAGCTACAACGCCAAGGCATGGCTGCACGTGAGCATGAATATACTCCCTTAAGTGATGTTCAAAAATGGGCAAGAGAAGGAGGATTGGACTGCCCAAATGGATTATTTGATACATTGGTTGTCTTTGAAAACTACCCGATAGCGGAGGCACTTCAGCAAGCTGATAAGGGATCCACGCAATTCGAGCTTGTGGCTAGCCGCGAAGAGACGGATTACCCACTGACGGTATCGATTTCACAGCAAGAGACCATCGACATTGCTTTTCACTACCAACTCGCAGCATTAAATAATGTTGAGGCAAAGCACTTACTTGAGCGCTTTGTACTTATTATTTCGCAGTTGGCGCAAGGGGTGATGCAGCCGCTTGGCAATATAACCGCATTGAGTGCGGAGCAGGAAAAGGCATTACTTGAACTTGGTGATCCCCGAAGCAGGCAGGAAACACAAAAAGTCGATATTATTGAATGCTTATACCAGCAAGCTGAGATACATCAGCATAGTGCACGGATCCACTTTGAAGACCAGTCACTGAGTTATCAGGCTCTGTTGGCACATAGCGAAAAGATAGCCGATGGTCTCCAACGCCAAGGGATCCACCGTGAAGATCGTGTTGCATTATTAATGAGGACAGGACTCGATACGCTCGCAAGTATCTTAGCCATTTGGCAGCTTGGTGCAATATACGTCCCTCTTGATTCCGACTCTCCAGAATCCCGTCTGCATGATATCCTTGCAGTGAGTAAACCGCGATTGGTGCTACATCAAGGGAAAGGGCTTGAGCACTGTGCTGTTGAGCAAATTTCTCTTAGCAATATCATAAACCTAGCGAGCCACGCTAAGCGAGAAGTATCTATTCAGCATCCACAGCAATTGGCATACCTGGTGTTTACCTCAGGCTCTACTGGCAAACCAAAAGGGGTTGCGGTCACACGAGCTGCACTATTGAGCCATTGTTTGGCAATAGCCGATGCTTATCAATACAAGGCCGCCGATCATGCTTTGGCATTTGCTTCATTGGGCTTTGATGCTGGGCTTGAGCAGGTTTTTGTGCCGTTGTTAATGGGTGCCCAACTCACTATGGTGAATGGTAAAACGCTATTACCAGAGCAGTGTAGTGAACTCATCACTGCCAAGCAGATCAATATCGTCGACTTACCGCGCGCCTATTTACAGCACTTACCGCATCTTGATGCGGTTCGCTTGTGCATTGTGGGTGGCGAGGCTTGGCCAGTGCAAGAACTACTTCAATGGCGTCAGCGTGCACCTCACACACAATTTATCAATGCTTATGGGCCAACAGAAACAGTGATCACGCCGACCATTTGGCAAGACGATAACACTTCATTGCTCGACAGCGTTTATGTGCCGATTGGTTCAGTCGTTGGCGAGCGTCATGCCTACGTGTTGAGCGAAGAGCTTAACCTTACGCCGCAAGGTGGAATTGGTGAATTGTACATTGCAGGTACGTTGGCACAAGGTTATTTTGCTAGAGCGGATTTAACCGCAGAGCGCTTTATCGCAAACCCATTTAGCGATAAAGGCGAGCGCTTATATCGTACAGGTGATCTGGTGCGTTGGGGCAAGCAAGGCGAACTTGTTTATCACGGGCGTGCGGATCAACAAGTTAAAGTACGCGGTTATCGAATTGAATTGGCTGAAATCGAAAAGCAGATCACGGCAATACCTAGCGTAAATAGTGCACTGGTCCGTCTGCAAGAAACTCAGCAAGGGGCACAGCTAGTTGCTTATGTGATAGGAGAGGATCTGGATCTCAATGCGCTGCAAACACAAGCTCAGCAGAGGTTACCTGATTATATGCAACCGGCTCATTGGTTTGCATTGGCCCAATTTCCGTTGACTATAAACGGAAAAGTAGATGTAAAAGCGTTACCTCAGCCCTCACGGCAAGCAAGCCAAACTGAAAGCCATGCAATGAACACTCACGAAAAGCAACTGGCGGTGATTTGGCAGGCGCTATTAGGCGTTGAAGCATCATTCCATAGCCAATTTTTCCATGCGGGTGGGGATTCTATTCTAGCTATGAGGTTGACCTCGCAAATCAATCAAACATTTGGATTGAATCTAGGGGTCAGGGAAATCTTTGAGCACAGTGAATTTACTGCGTTGGCACAATATATCGCTGAGCAGCATCAAGCGAATAGGGAAGCTGAAGCGGTTGCACTACAAGCACTGCCTTTCGAGCAGCAAGTGCCCGTATCGGCGGAGCAGCGTAGTCTCTGGATCACGGACAAATTAAGTGAAGAAAAAGATAAAGCGGCTTATAACATCACTACGAGTGTGAATCTCTTTGGTGAGCTTGACGTGGTAAGTCTGCAGCAAGCATTTACTCTGTTACTGGCGTGGCATCGTACGTTCAGTTATCGCTTTATTGAGTTAGAAGGAGATGTGGTTGCGCTTTACAGTGAGGAAAATGAACTGAATTGGCAGTTCGTGAAACTGACTGATAGCTTAGAGCAAAATACGCAAGAGGCGACCGAGTTGCGTCAACACTTCGAGCGCACACCGTTTGATTTAGCACAAGATGTTTTACTAAGAGTGTTGCTGGTCGAGATTGCGGATAAACACTATCAGTTAACCATTAATATGCATCACATCGTCAGTGATGGGTGGTCTATGGGTAACCTGGTGCAGCAGGTTGGTGAGTTTTATTTGGCACAGGTTGAGAAACGCGAAGCCGTTTTACCCGCGCTGCAAGTTCAATATAGTGATTATGCTAAGTGGCAGCAGCTGCGCTTGGTAAGTGATGAGGCGCGCGAGGTTGCTCAGTATTGGCGTACTCAATTGGCCGATGCACCTATGCAAACCCTGATCCCACTGCATTCACCGCGTCCTGAAAATAGTGATACAAAAGGTGAAGTCATCGACTTTACCATCGTGGCTGAGGTACGCCAAGCCATCGAGCAGTTGGCGCAACATCAGCAGTGTTCTGTCTTTAGTGTACTACTGGCAAGCTACGCGGCGTGGTTGTATGAAATAACTGGGCAGCAAGATTTAGTGCTAGGCACTGATCTGTCGGGACGAGAACATGCCGACCTAGAACCTTTGATCGGGTATTTTATTAGGGTACTTCCATTGCGTATCCGCCTTACTGGCGCTATGGGCTTTGCTGAGCTGTGTGCGCATGTTCAACACACCTTACTCGATGTACAAAGCAATCAGTTGTTTACCTTAGATGGCGTGATTAATGAGGTCGGAGTACAAAGAACTGCGGGGTTGTCGCCATTATTCCAACAGCTTTTTGTAATGCAAAATACGCCAAAGCCGGATTGGCCAATTGAAGGGCTCAATATGGAAGGGCTCTCCTCTACAGATACATCGAGCAAGTTTGACTCAGCAATCTTTATTGATGCTCAAAAGAGCGCTTATCAAGGTCGTTGTTATTACAAGAGCGGACTATATCGACGAGATAAAATGCAAGTTGCACTGGATAGATGGTTAGCGTTG